In the Nothobranchius furzeri strain GRZ-AD chromosome 15, NfurGRZ-RIMD1, whole genome shotgun sequence genome, one interval contains:
- the cdk16 gene encoding cyclin-dependent kinase 16, with protein sequence MERMRKIKRQLSVTRGRGRPRGEEGNDITKEATSHSDSEMPSLQSSAALKARASASSVQSLLQTYSRKPRGLGRSLSSYLNHATRLEIVHEDAKMNSDGESDLASSSDDVQSPVRVRLRNKKISTEDINKRLSLPADIRLPDDYLEKFSVIGPALLEQPISRRLRRVSLSEIGFGKLETYIKLDKLGEGTYATVYKGCSKLTENLVALKEIRLEHEEGAPCTAIREVSLLKDLKHANIVTLHDIIHTQKSLTLVFEYLDKDLKQYLDDCGNTIHIHNVKLFLFQLLRGLSYCHRRKVLHRDLKPQNLLINERGELKLADFGLARAKSIPTKTYSNEVVTLWYRPPDILLGSTDYSTHIDMWGVGCIFYEMVTGRPLFPGSTVEEELHFIFKLLGTPTEKSWPGVSSNKDFVTFNFPQYRAERLIKHTPRLSTEGVELLSAFLQFEGKKRKSAEEAMKHSYFSDLGNRVMSLPDTSSIFSLPEIQLEKEAARPTAWRDAASSPLRRRSQQLLQPQEEESAEGGAKGN encoded by the exons ATGACATCACCAAGGAAGCGACATCACACAGCGACTCAG AGATGCCATCTCTTCAGTCCTCTGCAGCGCTGAAGGCCCGAGCATCAGCCTCTTCAGTTCAGTCGCTGCTGCAGACATATAGCAGGAAGCCAAGAGGCCTGGGACGCAGCCTGAGCTCTTACTTGAACCACGCCACCAGACTGG aaaTAGTGCATGAAGATGCGAAGATGAACTCTGATGGAGAAAGTGATCTGGCTTCTTCTTCAGATGATGTTCAGAGCCCAGTGCGAGTACGACTGAGGAACAAAAAGATTTCCACTGAG GACATCAACAAACGTTTGTCCTTACCAGCCGACATTCGTCTTCCTGATGATTACCTGGAGAAGTTTAGTGTGATTGGTCCAGCTTTGTTGGAGCAGCCAATCAGCAGGCGGCTCCGCAGAGTGTCTCTG TCGGAGATTGGCTTCGGGAAGTTGGAGACGTACATCAAACTGGACAAACTGGGAGAG GGCACCTACGCTACGGTGTACAAAGGCTGCAGTAAACTGACTGAAAACCTCGTTGCTCTGAAGGAAATCCGACTAGAACACGAAGAAGGAGCTCCGTGTACGGCAATCAGAGAAG TGTCTCTGCTGAAGGATTTGAAACACGCCAACATCGTGACTCTTCACGACATCATCCACACGCAGAAGTCCCTCACGCTGGTGTTTGAGTATCTG GACAAAGATCTAAAACAGTATCTGGATGACTGTGGAAACACCATCCACATTCACAACGTCAAG CTGTTTCTTTTCCAGCTGCTGCGAGGTTTGTCCTACTGTCACCGGAGGAAAGTTCTCCATCGAGACCTGAAACCTCAGAACCTGCTGATCAACGAGCGGGGGGAGCTCAAGCTGGCAGACTTCG GTTTGGCTCGAGCAAAGTCCATCCCAACAAAGACGTACTCTAACGAGGTGGTGACTCTGTGGTACCGGCCGCCGGACATCCTGCTTGGCAGCACAGACTACTCCACTCACATCGACATGTG GGGGGTCGGTTGTATCTTCTACGAGATGGTGACGGGTCGTCCTCTGTTTCCTGGATCTACAGTGGAGGAGGAGCTTCACTTTATTTTTAAACTTCTGG GTACTCCAACTGAAAAGAGCTGGCCTGGGGTCAGTTCAAACAAGGACTTTGTGACCTTTAACTTCCCTCAGTACAGAGCTGAGAGACTGATCAAGCACACCCCCAG GCTCAGCACTGAAGGGGTGGAGCTGCTGTCGGCGTTCCTGCAG TTTGAAGGGAAGAAGAGGAAGTCAGCAGAAGAGGCCATGAAACACAGCTACTTCAGTGATCTTGGAAACAGAGTGATGTCACTTCCTGACA CGTCGTCCATCTTTAGTCTGCCGGAGATTCAGCTTGAAAAGGAAGCTGCGAGGCCGACAGCCTGGCGCGACGCAG CCAGCAGTCCGCTGAGGAGGAGGAGCCAGCAGCTCCTACAGCCTCAGGAGGAGGAGTCAGCTGAAGGAGGCGCTAAAGGGAACTGA